A window from Apteryx mantelli isolate bAptMan1 chromosome 27, bAptMan1.hap1, whole genome shotgun sequence encodes these proteins:
- the WASF2 gene encoding actin-binding protein WASF2 isoform X2: MPLVTRNIEPRHLCRQTLPSVRSELECMTNITLANVIRQLGSLISLQGINTRKAFKSSTTQDQKLFDRDSLPVPVLETYGTCNTPPPLNILSPYRDDGKEALKFYTDPSYFFDLWKEKMLQDTKDIMKEKRKHRKEKKENPNRGNVNPRKIKTRKEEWEKLKMGQEFVESKDKHGPAGYPSNTVYQNGSIGSNESMDVNCYPPPPQTDSIVPPPPSFPDDSLPPPPVEFSYPVDNQRGSGPGGTKRSSLVSPSHPPPAPPIGSPSGARPGFAPPPAPPPPPPLMETSPLPPPPMGFPSPGTPPPPSPPSFPPHPEFAAPPPPPPPPAVEYASVLPLPLPQPGSGSAPPPPPPPPPPGPPPLTSSLDGPPAPPLPSDTSTSKPKSSLPAVSDARSDLLSAIRQGFQLRKVEEQREQEKRDVVGNDVATILSRRIAVEYSDSEDDSSEFDEDEWSD, from the exons ATGCCGTTAGTAACGAGGAACATTGAGCCAAGGCACCTGTGCCGTCAGACGTTGCCTAGCGTTCGAAGCGAGCTGGAATGCATGACCAACATCACCCTGGCAAATGTCATTCGACAGCTGGGCAGCCTGA TCTCCCTGCAAGGCATTAACACCAGGAAGGCCTTCAAAAGCTCCACTACTCAGGACCAGAAGCTGTTTGACAGAGACTCTCTCCCAGTGCCTGTTCTTGAAACCTATGGGACCTGCAATACTCCTCCACCTCTCAACATCCTCTCCCCTTACAG GGATGATGGCAAAGAAGCACTTAAATTCTACACGGATCCTTCATATTTCTTTGACCTTTGGAAGGAGAAAATGCTTCAGGACACCAAGGATATTATGAAAGAAAAGCGGAAACATAGG aaagagaaaaaggagaatccAAACAGAGGAAACGTGAACCCACGGAAAATCAAAACTCGGAAAGAAGAGTGGGAGAAGCTGAAAATGGGGCAAGAATTTGTTGAGTCAAAGGACAAACACGGTCCTGCTGG ATACCCCTCTAACACGGTATATCAGAACGGCAGCATCGGCTCAAACGAAAGCATGGACGTGAACTGCTACCCGCCACCGCCGCAGACTGACTCTATTGTGCCACCACCTCCTTCATTCCCAGATGACAGCCTGCCTCCACCCCCGGTGGAATTTAG CTATCCAGTAGACAACCAAAGAGGTTCTGGCCCTGGAGGGACCAAAAGATCCAGCCTGGTTAGCCCGAGTCACCCGCCACCAGCTCCTCCAATTGGATCTCCCTCTGGTGCCAGACCGGGCTTTGCTCCCCCGCCGGcaccacctccaccaccaccattGATGGAAACCAGTCCCCTTCCACCACCTCCCATGGGCTTCCCGTCCCCGGgaaccccaccaccaccctcacccccctccttccctccccaccccgaGTTTGCTGccccgccgccaccaccgccccCTCCAGCGGTTGAATATGCGAGTGTGCTCCCACTTCcgctgccccagccaggcagtgggagTGCGCCACCTCCCCctccaccgccgcctcctcctggcCCACCGCCTCTGACTTCCAGCCTGGACGGTCCCCCAGCACCTCCTCTACCCTCAGATACCTCCACCTCCAAGCCCAAGTCGTCCCTGCCTGCAGTTAGTGATGCCAGGAGTGATTTGCTTTCAGCTATTCGTCAAG GCTTCCAACTCCGCAAGGTGGAGGAGCAGCGGGAACAGGAGAAGCGGGACGTTGTGGGCAATGACGTGGCAACGATTCTGTCACGCCGCATCGCTGTAGAGTACAGCGACTCTGAGGACGACTCTTCAGAGTTCGATGAGGACGAATGGTCGGATTAA
- the WASF2 gene encoding actin-binding protein WASF2 isoform X1 → MPLVTRNIEPRHLCRQTLPSVRSELECMTNITLANVIRQLGSLSKFAEDIFGELFTQANTFASRVSILVERVDRLQVKVTQLDPKEEEVSLQGINTRKAFKSSTTQDQKLFDRDSLPVPVLETYGTCNTPPPLNILSPYRDDGKEALKFYTDPSYFFDLWKEKMLQDTKDIMKEKRKHRKEKKENPNRGNVNPRKIKTRKEEWEKLKMGQEFVESKDKHGPAGYPSNTVYQNGSIGSNESMDVNCYPPPPQTDSIVPPPPSFPDDSLPPPPVEFSYPVDNQRGSGPGGTKRSSLVSPSHPPPAPPIGSPSGARPGFAPPPAPPPPPPLMETSPLPPPPMGFPSPGTPPPPSPPSFPPHPEFAAPPPPPPPPAVEYASVLPLPLPQPGSGSAPPPPPPPPPPGPPPLTSSLDGPPAPPLPSDTSTSKPKSSLPAVSDARSDLLSAIRQGFQLRKVEEQREQEKRDVVGNDVATILSRRIAVEYSDSEDDSSEFDEDEWSD, encoded by the exons ATGCCGTTAGTAACGAGGAACATTGAGCCAAGGCACCTGTGCCGTCAGACGTTGCCTAGCGTTCGAAGCGAGCTGGAATGCATGACCAACATCACCCTGGCAAATGTCATTCGACAGCTGGGCAGCCTGA GTAAATTTGCAGAAGACATATTTGGAGAGTTGTTTACTCAAGCCAACACCTTTGCCTCTCGGGTGAGCATTTTAGTCGAGAGAGTTGACCGCTTGCAAGTCAAAGTCACTCAGCTGGATCCCAAAGAGGAAGAAG TCTCCCTGCAAGGCATTAACACCAGGAAGGCCTTCAAAAGCTCCACTACTCAGGACCAGAAGCTGTTTGACAGAGACTCTCTCCCAGTGCCTGTTCTTGAAACCTATGGGACCTGCAATACTCCTCCACCTCTCAACATCCTCTCCCCTTACAG GGATGATGGCAAAGAAGCACTTAAATTCTACACGGATCCTTCATATTTCTTTGACCTTTGGAAGGAGAAAATGCTTCAGGACACCAAGGATATTATGAAAGAAAAGCGGAAACATAGG aaagagaaaaaggagaatccAAACAGAGGAAACGTGAACCCACGGAAAATCAAAACTCGGAAAGAAGAGTGGGAGAAGCTGAAAATGGGGCAAGAATTTGTTGAGTCAAAGGACAAACACGGTCCTGCTGG ATACCCCTCTAACACGGTATATCAGAACGGCAGCATCGGCTCAAACGAAAGCATGGACGTGAACTGCTACCCGCCACCGCCGCAGACTGACTCTATTGTGCCACCACCTCCTTCATTCCCAGATGACAGCCTGCCTCCACCCCCGGTGGAATTTAG CTATCCAGTAGACAACCAAAGAGGTTCTGGCCCTGGAGGGACCAAAAGATCCAGCCTGGTTAGCCCGAGTCACCCGCCACCAGCTCCTCCAATTGGATCTCCCTCTGGTGCCAGACCGGGCTTTGCTCCCCCGCCGGcaccacctccaccaccaccattGATGGAAACCAGTCCCCTTCCACCACCTCCCATGGGCTTCCCGTCCCCGGgaaccccaccaccaccctcacccccctccttccctccccaccccgaGTTTGCTGccccgccgccaccaccgccccCTCCAGCGGTTGAATATGCGAGTGTGCTCCCACTTCcgctgccccagccaggcagtgggagTGCGCCACCTCCCCctccaccgccgcctcctcctggcCCACCGCCTCTGACTTCCAGCCTGGACGGTCCCCCAGCACCTCCTCTACCCTCAGATACCTCCACCTCCAAGCCCAAGTCGTCCCTGCCTGCAGTTAGTGATGCCAGGAGTGATTTGCTTTCAGCTATTCGTCAAG GCTTCCAACTCCGCAAGGTGGAGGAGCAGCGGGAACAGGAGAAGCGGGACGTTGTGGGCAATGACGTGGCAACGATTCTGTCACGCCGCATCGCTGTAGAGTACAGCGACTCTGAGGACGACTCTTCAGAGTTCGATGAGGACGAATGGTCGGATTAA